In Maridesulfovibrio sp., the following proteins share a genomic window:
- a CDS encoding cobyric acid synthase yields MKSFNEQSLKEQLVEIEAEKRKYTHGGNMRHLADMAGCSCSEIVDFSANINPLGPPLWLKQEVVKALAEVDRYPDPECSELTLAACEKFSVWPTECVAGNGASELIAAIARVGGFKRAVIPVPCYVDYERSCKLAGLKTEHLPLDPQRAFAPDFDTLSSFLSVSPAMVFLAQPNNPTGTAFDPAELKALARKHPDSRFVIDESFADFVPGLERMAGLRPPNVITVVSMTKFYAIPGLRLGLAFAAPEIIMEIKKVLPCWSVNILAQKVGVRCLADEEYERKTIETTIRLREDLQRGILEVPGIRAFPSQANFMLCQVQRVGMDASGLIEHLLKNRVAVRHCDNFDGLDSTYFRIAVRTEEENRVLIDGMRSFSGMDVSASRPKKTPALMIQGTCSNAGKSILAAAFCRIFLQDGYKVAPFKAQNMSLNSFVTDDGLEMGRAQVTQAAACKMAPDVRMNPVLLKPGSDIGSQVIVMGKPVGNMKVGKYVKYKPTAFEAVKSAYDSLSSDVDVMVIEGAGSPAEINLKQHDIVNMAMAEYAGAKVLIAGDIDRGGVFASLAGTMDLLEPKERDLVCGFLLNKFRGDASLLTPALDFTLSHTGKPVLGTIPFLANLGLPDEDSVSFKEDLKKSGSTGKRKDCVEVVCIDLPRISNFTDLDSLKGEPDVNLRVVDRPEDIGSPDAIILPGSKSTLSDLAHLRESGLADAVSALREKAVIIGICGGFQMLGQYISDPEEIESGGSAEGLGLLPLQTTLAPEKTLTRTTGMHSQSKLEVVGYEIHHGKTEPLLPTVRAAIVPQGSAGGVPISKVLGFGSKSGMIWGTYLHGVFDADEFRRWFVDSLRTRKGLPKLGKVQSVFNMEEGLDRLAAAVRASVDMKAVYTALGFAK; encoded by the coding sequence ATGAAGTCTTTTAATGAGCAGTCCTTAAAAGAACAACTTGTTGAAATTGAAGCTGAAAAAAGGAAATACACCCACGGTGGGAATATGCGCCATCTGGCAGATATGGCCGGGTGTTCCTGCTCTGAAATTGTTGATTTTTCGGCAAATATCAACCCTCTGGGGCCGCCACTGTGGCTGAAGCAGGAGGTCGTCAAGGCGCTGGCCGAGGTGGACCGTTATCCCGACCCGGAATGTTCTGAGCTGACCTTGGCAGCTTGCGAGAAATTTTCGGTCTGGCCTACGGAATGTGTTGCCGGGAACGGTGCTTCAGAACTTATTGCAGCGATTGCACGGGTTGGTGGATTCAAAAGGGCGGTTATCCCGGTTCCCTGCTATGTTGATTATGAACGTTCCTGTAAGCTGGCAGGATTGAAAACGGAACATCTTCCTCTTGATCCGCAACGGGCTTTTGCTCCTGATTTTGATACCCTGTCATCTTTTCTTTCTGTTTCCCCGGCTATGGTTTTTCTGGCCCAGCCGAACAATCCCACCGGGACAGCATTTGATCCGGCTGAACTGAAAGCCCTTGCTCGTAAACATCCAGATTCACGTTTTGTGATTGATGAATCCTTTGCTGATTTTGTGCCGGGACTGGAGCGCATGGCCGGATTGCGACCGCCGAACGTGATTACAGTTGTTTCCATGACCAAATTTTACGCTATCCCCGGTTTGCGCCTTGGGCTTGCCTTTGCCGCGCCGGAGATCATCATGGAAATTAAGAAGGTGCTGCCATGCTGGTCGGTGAATATTCTGGCCCAGAAAGTTGGGGTTCGCTGTCTGGCCGACGAGGAGTATGAACGTAAAACCATTGAAACCACTATCCGGTTACGGGAAGATTTGCAGAGGGGGATTCTGGAAGTTCCCGGCATCCGGGCTTTCCCTTCACAAGCCAATTTCATGCTTTGTCAGGTGCAGCGGGTGGGGATGGATGCTTCCGGGCTGATCGAGCACCTGCTTAAAAATCGGGTGGCGGTTCGCCATTGCGATAATTTCGATGGACTGGATTCCACCTACTTTCGCATTGCAGTTCGCACTGAAGAGGAAAACCGGGTCTTGATTGATGGGATGCGGTCCTTCTCCGGTATGGATGTTTCAGCTTCGCGTCCGAAAAAGACCCCCGCCCTGATGATTCAAGGAACTTGCTCCAATGCCGGAAAATCAATTCTGGCCGCTGCATTTTGTCGCATTTTTTTACAGGACGGATATAAGGTCGCACCATTCAAGGCTCAGAATATGTCGCTCAACTCCTTTGTCACCGATGACGGTCTGGAAATGGGCAGGGCGCAGGTAACGCAGGCCGCGGCTTGTAAAATGGCTCCAGATGTACGTATGAACCCGGTGCTTCTAAAGCCCGGAAGTGATATCGGCTCGCAGGTCATAGTCATGGGTAAGCCCGTGGGAAATATGAAAGTAGGCAAGTACGTGAAGTACAAGCCCACTGCTTTTGAAGCGGTTAAATCAGCGTATGATTCGTTAAGCAGTGATGTGGATGTTATGGTCATAGAAGGGGCCGGGAGCCCTGCTGAAATCAACCTTAAGCAGCACGACATAGTCAACATGGCCATGGCTGAATATGCCGGGGCCAAAGTGCTGATAGCCGGTGACATTGACCGCGGTGGTGTTTTTGCCTCACTTGCCGGGACTATGGATTTGTTGGAGCCTAAAGAACGTGATCTGGTTTGCGGGTTTCTGCTGAATAAGTTTCGCGGTGATGCATCCCTGCTGACTCCGGCGCTGGATTTCACCCTCAGCCATACCGGTAAACCAGTGCTGGGGACAATTCCGTTTCTTGCCAACCTTGGTTTGCCAGACGAGGACTCGGTTTCATTTAAAGAGGATTTGAAGAAATCTGGATCAACAGGGAAACGCAAGGACTGCGTGGAAGTGGTCTGCATTGACCTGCCGCGCATCTCAAATTTTACGGACCTTGATTCGCTCAAAGGGGAGCCGGACGTTAACTTACGGGTTGTCGATAGACCTGAAGATATCGGAAGTCCAGATGCAATTATTCTACCCGGAAGTAAATCTACGCTTTCCGACCTCGCGCATCTGCGGGAATCCGGTCTGGCCGACGCTGTTTCAGCTCTGCGCGAGAAAGCGGTTATCATTGGCATCTGTGGCGGATTTCAGATGCTTGGTCAGTACATCAGCGATCCGGAGGAAATAGAATCCGGCGGTTCAGCTGAAGGGTTGGGGCTGCTGCCTTTGCAAACGACTCTGGCTCCGGAAAAGACTTTGACCCGTACCACGGGTATGCATTCGCAGAGCAAGTTGGAAGTCGTTGGGTACGAAATTCATCACGGTAAAACCGAACCGCTGTTGCCCACTGTTCGGGCTGCGATTGTTCCGCAGGGTAGTGCCGGAGGTGTTCCGATCTCAAAAGTCCTCGGTTTCGGTTCTAAGTCGGGGATGATCTGGGGAACTTATCTGCACGGAGTTTTTGATGCCGATGAATTCAGGCGTTGGTTTGTTGATTCCTTGCGAACACGCAAGGGGTTGCCAAAACTGGGTAAAGTACAGTCGGTGTTCAACATGGAAGAAGGACTGGACAGGCTTGCTGCCGCAGTAAGGGCGAGTGTAGATATGAAAGCAGTGTATACCGCGTTAGGTTTTGCTAAATAG
- a CDS encoding ATP-binding protein, whose protein sequence is MRSILYFAFSAFCGAIILCLLSAAQKIYMGWPMMAQAFFVPAVFGAATGCIFYFYTRLCRRQQRRTDMLTARESQLNNVLSAAPIGIGLAADSTFLEVNNYFCEMTGFNRSELVGSSSRIIFPSDNDFESFIESCHAQIQEKGVGVFEVKFRRKDGAIIHVILSAKPLDDADWSKGISFTAVNITKRKEAEASLDRRIVFENLVSNVASGFLNVSGDHLDAGLNSALEAICRFTKVDRAYIFLMRKNSSICDNTHEWCAENIEPQIHNSQNIDLNDPETMLWGKLCVREPYHVPDVSALPDSLPDKEIFESQNIRSILIEPMYLNDRLVGFVGFDSVLTSRSWSKEDIDILSLFSNNIALVMERKEREQAIIAAKMGAEAANIAKSKFLANMSHEVRTPLNGIMGMLQLMEMEGLSPQQKVHYSFAMESCRRLTGLLSDVLDISMVESGHLEIVKGNFDLNEVLDSVYSLFKPVAVHKNLELTIRLAENIPPKLMGDSNRLHQILNNIIGNALKFTEQGSVRVEVSSLRSRTPGQVRVLFSVSDSGLGIADNKLDTIFNSFSQVNTGKGRSYEGAGLGLAIVKKLLTLMGGSLAVASELNKGTEIYFCLDFDLVDENKAEKKFICENKNSIKKFKVLIAEDEEINLLALRTFLERCDCHVSIAANGLEVLEILSSNVGEFDLIFMDIQMPKMGGLEVTSRIRAGEASAENSDIPIIAFTAYAMAGDKEEFLSAGMDGYLSKPTQIEDVVKILTKYSIVQ, encoded by the coding sequence ATGCGTTCAATACTCTATTTTGCATTTTCTGCCTTTTGCGGGGCAATTATTCTGTGTCTACTTTCTGCTGCGCAGAAAATTTATATGGGCTGGCCGATGATGGCTCAGGCGTTTTTTGTGCCTGCTGTGTTTGGTGCTGCTACCGGTTGTATTTTTTATTTTTATACACGGCTATGCCGGCGACAGCAGCGTAGAACAGATATGCTGACAGCAAGGGAAAGTCAGCTTAATAATGTATTGTCCGCTGCCCCTATCGGCATTGGATTGGCGGCGGACAGCACCTTTCTTGAGGTTAATAATTACTTTTGCGAGATGACAGGATTTAATCGGTCCGAGCTGGTCGGGAGTTCTTCACGCATTATTTTTCCCAGTGATAATGACTTTGAGAGTTTTATCGAATCTTGCCATGCACAGATCCAAGAGAAAGGGGTTGGAGTCTTTGAGGTAAAATTCAGGCGGAAAGATGGTGCAATCATACATGTGATTTTAAGTGCCAAGCCTTTGGATGATGCTGACTGGTCCAAGGGTATTTCTTTTACAGCAGTGAATATTACGAAACGGAAAGAGGCTGAAGCCTCTCTAGACCGGCGTATTGTCTTTGAAAATCTGGTCAGTAACGTTGCGTCCGGTTTTTTGAATGTTTCCGGTGACCATCTTGATGCAGGTTTGAATAGCGCTCTTGAAGCGATATGCCGTTTCACAAAAGTTGATCGGGCCTACATTTTCCTTATGCGAAAGAACTCTTCAATCTGTGACAATACCCATGAATGGTGCGCTGAGAATATTGAGCCGCAAATTCATAACTCACAAAATATTGACCTGAACGATCCTGAAACCATGCTTTGGGGAAAGCTCTGCGTAAGGGAACCTTATCATGTTCCCGATGTTTCGGCGTTGCCGGATAGCCTGCCGGATAAAGAAATTTTTGAATCGCAGAATATCCGTTCTATACTTATTGAACCTATGTATCTCAATGATCGGCTTGTGGGTTTCGTAGGCTTTGATTCGGTTCTTACCAGCCGCAGCTGGTCAAAAGAGGACATCGATATTCTTTCGCTGTTCAGCAATAACATAGCACTGGTGATGGAGCGAAAGGAAAGAGAGCAGGCCATTATTGCGGCAAAAATGGGGGCTGAGGCGGCCAATATCGCTAAGTCTAAATTCCTGGCCAATATGTCTCACGAAGTGCGAACTCCGCTTAACGGGATAATGGGTATGCTGCAATTGATGGAGATGGAGGGTTTAAGCCCTCAGCAGAAAGTTCATTATAGTTTCGCCATGGAATCATGCAGACGCCTGACAGGCCTTTTAAGTGATGTTCTGGATATTTCCATGGTCGAATCCGGGCACTTGGAAATAGTTAAAGGTAATTTTGACCTTAATGAGGTCTTGGATTCAGTTTACTCACTTTTTAAGCCTGTAGCAGTTCATAAGAATCTTGAGCTGACAATTCGTTTGGCGGAAAACATACCGCCTAAATTGATGGGCGACAGTAACCGGCTACATCAGATTCTTAACAATATAATCGGAAATGCTCTTAAATTCACAGAGCAGGGTAGCGTTCGCGTGGAAGTTTCTTCTCTGCGCAGCAGAACCCCCGGGCAGGTTAGAGTTTTGTTTTCTGTTTCTGATTCGGGGTTGGGAATAGCGGATAATAAGTTGGATACTATTTTCAACTCTTTCAGCCAGGTCAATACGGGCAAGGGACGAAGCTACGAAGGGGCTGGTTTAGGGCTGGCCATAGTAAAAAAGCTTTTAACCTTGATGGGCGGAAGTCTGGCTGTAGCCAGTGAACTGAATAAGGGAACAGAGATTTATTTCTGTCTCGACTTTGATCTGGTGGATGAAAATAAAGCCGAGAAGAAATTTATCTGCGAAAATAAAAACTCCATTAAAAAGTTTAAAGTTTTGATAGCTGAGGATGAAGAGATTAATCTGCTTGCACTCAGAACTTTTTTGGAAAGATGCGACTGTCATGTTTCCATTGCTGCAAATGGGCTGGAAGTTCTTGAAATCCTATCCTCCAATGTGGGTGAGTTTGATTTGATTTTTATGGATATCCAGATGCCGAAGATGGGTGGGCTGGAAGTGACATCCCGTATCCGTGCCGGTGAGGCAAGTGCGGAAAATAGCGATATACCAATTATCGCCTTCACTGCTTATGCTATGGCAGGTGATAAGGAAGAATTTCTTTCCGCAGGAATGGACGGCTATTTGTCAAAGCCGACACAGATAGAAGATGTTGTAAAGATTCTGACAAAATATTCCATTGTGCAGTGA
- a CDS encoding tetratricopeptide repeat protein — MRVFFDKYIFPAGCLLFFVLMTVTASDVFAADNSEKWWEAITPEGKIAIMAVAVAGIAVLIVFVTVLKPKMPGSVKKDFTLEKYEEDLRDKIAEMKVDLQLLSGTDLPEQRKLSAALKEAEQRLLFIESGYADSMRAISGLAEQLEILRGWVSETEIESAESLLASGDSSEARSIWERIALESGVKREAYARREADAYYHLGLLAKNDLDYDQAMDALISGIETGKAGVVHVYEAGKLALDSQDYWQAEALFKQGLGMACDSDECTRNVISKCQIGLGDVLMHSNKFNEALPLYKSALSSSVDIYGEQSVPVADVCLRLSRCRDNLGNNDKAVEYCTRAIGIYLLVLPEKHPKIAEARNVCKV; from the coding sequence ATGAGAGTTTTCTTTGATAAATATATTTTTCCGGCAGGATGCCTTTTATTTTTTGTCTTGATGACAGTAACTGCCTCAGATGTTTTTGCTGCTGATAATTCAGAAAAGTGGTGGGAGGCCATTACCCCGGAAGGTAAGATAGCTATCATGGCCGTAGCGGTTGCTGGGATTGCAGTTCTGATTGTCTTTGTTACGGTGCTCAAACCCAAGATGCCGGGAAGCGTTAAAAAGGACTTCACCTTGGAAAAGTATGAAGAGGACCTGCGCGATAAAATTGCTGAGATGAAAGTGGATTTACAATTGCTCAGTGGAACTGATCTTCCTGAACAACGTAAACTATCTGCTGCTCTTAAGGAAGCGGAACAGAGACTGCTTTTTATAGAATCCGGTTATGCGGACTCCATGCGGGCTATCTCGGGGCTTGCAGAGCAGCTGGAAATCCTGCGTGGCTGGGTGTCCGAGACGGAGATAGAATCAGCCGAGTCATTGCTGGCTTCCGGGGACAGCAGTGAAGCCCGCTCTATTTGGGAAAGGATTGCCCTTGAGTCCGGGGTCAAACGGGAGGCTTATGCCCGGCGCGAGGCCGATGCATATTATCATCTGGGATTACTGGCTAAAAATGATCTTGATTATGATCAGGCTATGGATGCGTTAATTAGTGGGATAGAAACCGGGAAAGCAGGAGTTGTCCATGTTTATGAAGCAGGAAAACTGGCATTGGACAGCCAGGATTATTGGCAGGCGGAAGCCTTGTTTAAGCAGGGGTTGGGCATGGCCTGCGATTCAGATGAATGCACGCGTAATGTGATCAGCAAATGTCAGATCGGATTGGGAGATGTTTTGATGCATTCTAATAAATTCAATGAAGCCCTGCCGTTATATAAATCCGCGCTTTCTTCCTCTGTGGATATTTACGGGGAGCAGTCTGTCCCTGTTGCTGATGTCTGTTTACGTTTATCCCGTTGCCGGGATAATTTAGGTAATAATGATAAAGCGGTAGAATACTGCACTAGGGCTATTGGAATTTATTTGCTGGTGTTGCCGGAAAAGCATCCCAAAATTGCAGAGGCCAGAAATGTCTGTAAGGTATAA
- the lepB gene encoding signal peptidase I: MNPRWQSTVKEYIEALFIALILALFIRTFIVQAFKIPSGSMLQTLQIGDHLLVSKFSYGVKIPFTGKVIVPVGDPEYQDIIVFKYPGDPSKDYIKRVIGVPGDTVEIKNKKVFVNGKELVEPYVQYTDTTHVSTLRDNMPPRVIPENEYFVMGDNRDGSNDSRFWGNVPRENILGKAWIIYWSWGGPKTVRWERIGDILH; this comes from the coding sequence ATGAATCCCAGATGGCAGAGCACTGTAAAGGAATATATTGAAGCTCTTTTTATAGCACTCATATTGGCTCTTTTTATACGGACTTTTATTGTGCAGGCCTTCAAGATTCCGTCCGGTTCCATGTTGCAGACCCTTCAGATCGGAGATCATCTGCTGGTAAGTAAATTTTCCTACGGTGTGAAGATTCCCTTTACCGGGAAAGTTATCGTACCGGTGGGCGATCCGGAGTATCAGGATATAATTGTCTTCAAATATCCCGGTGATCCCAGCAAGGATTATATTAAAAGGGTTATTGGCGTACCCGGTGATACTGTGGAGATCAAAAACAAAAAGGTCTTCGTAAACGGTAAGGAGCTTGTTGAGCCTTACGTACAGTATACCGATACCACCCACGTTTCAACTCTGCGCGACAATATGCCGCCCCGGGTAATTCCCGAAAACGAGTATTTCGTTATGGGCGACAACCGCGATGGATCCAACGATTCCAGGTTCTGGGGCAATGTTCCCAGAGAGAACATCTTAGGAAAGGCGTGGATTATCTATTGGTCTTGGGGCGGTCCCAAGACAGTTCGCTGGGAACGTATAGGAGACATCCTGCACTAA
- the lepA gene encoding translation elongation factor 4 codes for MAKLDKIRNFSIIAHIDHGKSTLADRILEITGMVSEREKKDQYLDKMELEQERGITIKAQTVRIPYKANDGEEYILNLIDTPGHVDFSYEVSRSLAASEGALLVVDSTQGVEAQTLANVFLALDHDLEIVPVLNKVDLPSSDCERVAQEIEEVIGLDCSDPLMISAKTGLNVEDVLEAIVSDLPAPKGDPDAPLKALIFDSWYDSYQGVVVLFRILDGTLKKGDRIQIHSTGRTFDVTTLGVYTPEAQKTKELSAGEVGYLCASMKELNDAPVGDTITLASNPVEVPFPGFQEVKPMVFCGLYPVEPAEYEPLKAALEKLQLNDTAFSFEPETSTALGFGFRCGFLGLLHMEIIQERLEREFQAKLIATAPSVVYQARLNNGDILEIDNPSKMPDAGELESLAEPYCRLEIHVPNDYVGAVLKLCEEKRGLQKDMRYLTSSRVIITYEVPFAEIMYDFFDKLKSHTKGYASLDYEIIDYRESNLVKLDILINTDPVDAFSAIVHKDSAYPFGRSLALKLKRAIPRQMFEIVIQAAIGRKIIAKERVAPFRKNVTAKCYGGDITRKRKLLEKQKEGKKRMKKMGNVEIPQEAFMAVLKAGED; via the coding sequence ATGGCCAAATTAGATAAAATAAGAAATTTCAGTATCATTGCGCATATTGACCACGGCAAATCCACCCTTGCGGACCGCATTCTCGAAATAACCGGAATGGTTTCTGAGCGGGAGAAAAAGGACCAGTATCTTGATAAAATGGAACTGGAGCAGGAACGCGGTATCACCATTAAGGCCCAGACCGTACGTATTCCGTACAAGGCCAATGATGGTGAAGAATACATACTGAACCTGATTGATACCCCCGGTCATGTGGACTTCAGTTACGAAGTATCCCGAAGTCTGGCTGCTTCTGAAGGTGCACTGCTGGTTGTTGACTCCACTCAGGGTGTGGAAGCGCAGACCCTTGCAAACGTATTTCTGGCACTGGACCACGACCTTGAAATCGTGCCCGTGCTCAACAAAGTGGACCTGCCCAGCTCCGATTGTGAGCGTGTGGCGCAGGAAATCGAGGAAGTTATCGGGCTGGACTGTTCCGATCCGCTCATGATCAGCGCCAAAACAGGCCTGAACGTGGAAGATGTGCTGGAAGCCATCGTTTCCGACCTGCCGGCTCCGAAAGGTGATCCCGACGCACCGCTGAAAGCTCTGATCTTCGATTCATGGTATGACTCCTATCAGGGCGTAGTGGTTTTGTTCAGGATTCTGGACGGCACTCTCAAAAAAGGAGACAGAATCCAGATCCATTCCACCGGACGAACCTTCGATGTAACCACTCTCGGTGTTTACACCCCTGAAGCGCAGAAGACCAAAGAGCTGTCTGCCGGTGAGGTTGGCTACCTGTGCGCGAGCATGAAGGAACTCAATGACGCGCCTGTTGGAGATACAATTACTCTCGCGTCCAACCCGGTTGAAGTTCCTTTTCCCGGTTTTCAGGAAGTTAAGCCCATGGTTTTCTGTGGACTTTACCCGGTAGAACCAGCCGAGTACGAGCCTCTTAAGGCCGCGCTGGAAAAATTGCAGCTCAACGACACCGCGTTTTCTTTTGAGCCGGAAACATCAACAGCCCTTGGGTTTGGGTTTCGGTGCGGTTTTCTTGGTCTGCTGCATATGGAAATTATTCAGGAACGTCTGGAGCGCGAGTTTCAGGCCAAGCTTATCGCCACTGCTCCTTCTGTTGTCTATCAGGCAAGGTTGAACAACGGCGATATCCTTGAGATTGATAACCCCAGCAAGATGCCTGATGCCGGAGAGCTTGAATCGCTGGCCGAGCCTTATTGCCGTCTTGAAATTCACGTGCCCAACGATTACGTCGGTGCCGTGCTCAAGCTCTGCGAAGAAAAACGCGGTCTTCAGAAAGATATGCGTTACTTGACATCTTCAAGGGTTATAATCACTTACGAAGTTCCTTTCGCGGAAATCATGTATGACTTCTTTGATAAACTGAAGTCACACACAAAGGGATATGCATCCCTTGACTACGAAATCATTGATTACCGTGAATCGAATCTGGTAAAGCTCGATATCCTGATCAACACTGATCCGGTTGACGCCTTCTCAGCTATTGTCCACAAGGATTCCGCATATCCGTTTGGCCGTTCACTCGCTCTCAAGCTGAAAAGAGCTATCCCGCGTCAGATGTTTGAAATTGTCATTCAGGCCGCGATCGGTCGCAAGATCATCGCCAAGGAACGAGTGGCCCCGTTCAGGAAAAACGTTACCGCCAAATGTTACGGCGGGGATATTACCCGTAAGCGCAAACTTCTGGAAAAACAGAAGGAAGGTAAAAAGCGCATGAAGAAGATGGGTAATGTTGAAATTCCGCAGGAAGCGTTCATGGCAGTTCTGAAGGCCGGCGAGGACTAA
- a CDS encoding sulfide/dihydroorotate dehydrogenase-like FAD/NAD-binding protein → MSNKILTKKALIPGQTSMLVIDCPQIAKKAKPGNFVILRIHEKGERIPLTIADTDKEAGTITIVYLVVGKSSALLETLNEGDSILDVCGPLGKPTHIEKSGTVICVGGGTGIAAMHHIAKGHHMAGNHVVAIVGARSKDMLLFCTELGYFCPELLIATDDGSTGHKGFVTDLLRERLEQDKDVAEVVAIGPVPMMEAVAKVTEPFGVKTTVSLNSIMVDGVGMCGACRCSVGGETKFACVDGPEFDGHEVDFNELKMRLSQYKESEDLSMQMFRSCSCHGE, encoded by the coding sequence ATGAGCAACAAAATTCTGACAAAAAAAGCACTTATCCCCGGCCAGACATCTATGCTGGTCATCGACTGTCCTCAAATCGCCAAAAAGGCTAAACCGGGGAATTTCGTAATTCTACGCATCCATGAAAAAGGGGAACGCATCCCCCTAACCATTGCTGACACTGACAAGGAAGCGGGTACAATCACCATCGTCTACCTCGTAGTAGGTAAAAGTTCCGCCCTGCTTGAAACATTAAATGAAGGGGATTCCATCCTTGATGTCTGCGGGCCTCTGGGTAAACCCACCCACATTGAAAAATCCGGCACAGTCATCTGTGTTGGCGGTGGGACCGGTATCGCAGCCATGCACCATATTGCCAAAGGGCACCACATGGCCGGAAACCATGTTGTCGCCATTGTCGGCGCACGCAGCAAAGACATGCTCCTTTTCTGTACAGAACTCGGCTATTTCTGCCCTGAACTGCTTATCGCCACCGATGACGGTTCCACCGGCCACAAAGGATTTGTCACCGATCTCCTGCGAGAACGCCTTGAGCAGGATAAAGACGTTGCCGAAGTAGTAGCTATCGGTCCCGTCCCAATGATGGAAGCGGTGGCCAAGGTCACTGAACCTTTTGGAGTCAAAACCACAGTCAGCCTGAACTCCATCATGGTTGACGGGGTTGGAATGTGCGGGGCCTGCCGTTGCAGCGTTGGCGGAGAAACCAAGTTCGCCTGCGTGGACGGTCCCGAATTCGACGGACACGAAGTGGATTTCAATGAGCTGAAAATGCGCCTCTCCCAGTATAAGGAGTCTGAAGACCTTTCAATGCAAATGTTCAGGAGTTGTAGCTGCCATGGTGAATAA
- the gltA gene encoding NADPH-dependent glutamate synthase yields MVNKQNFTPTRTPMPEQPADVRNKNFSEVALGYSKEEAMAEAARCLQCKKPLCQKGCPVEIDIKSFIKHLADGDIPSAYRVIKETNALPAVCGRVCPQESQCEGSCILGKKYEPVAIGRLERFVADTFDSDSACEMITGHTACALPNDQFKVACIGSGPSSLTVAGYLAARGVPVTVYEALHEVGGVLVYGIPEFRLPKSIVSREVGALWSKGVTFHPNYVGGKTITVDDLFEEGYDAVFIGVGAGLPWFLNIPGENLVGVYSSNEYLTRINLGRAYDFPNHDTPAPKARNVAVVGGGNVAMDAARTALRLGAENVYITYRRTQDEMPARLEELHHAIEEGVQLELLTSPIAINGDENSRVKSVTLQVMELGEPDDSGRCRPVAVEGKTKELEVDMVILAVGTGANPVLLEATPGLDLSKRGYIVTNAETGETSIPNVYAGGDIAGGSATVISAMGAGRRAAKTIAEKLGV; encoded by the coding sequence ATGGTGAATAAACAGAATTTTACCCCCACACGTACCCCCATGCCGGAACAGCCGGCTGACGTTCGCAACAAAAACTTCAGCGAAGTGGCCCTTGGCTACTCCAAAGAAGAAGCCATGGCCGAAGCAGCCCGCTGCCTGCAGTGTAAAAAACCGCTTTGTCAGAAGGGCTGTCCTGTTGAAATTGACATTAAAAGTTTTATTAAGCATCTCGCGGACGGAGATATCCCTTCTGCGTACAGGGTCATTAAAGAAACCAACGCCCTGCCTGCTGTCTGCGGCCGTGTCTGCCCGCAGGAATCACAATGTGAGGGATCATGTATCCTTGGTAAAAAATACGAGCCGGTGGCTATCGGTCGCCTCGAACGCTTCGTTGCAGACACCTTTGACAGCGATTCCGCATGTGAAATGATCACCGGACATACAGCTTGCGCCCTGCCCAATGATCAGTTCAAGGTCGCCTGCATAGGTTCAGGTCCTTCCAGTCTGACCGTTGCCGGATACCTTGCCGCACGTGGTGTTCCTGTAACTGTCTACGAAGCCCTGCACGAAGTTGGCGGTGTACTTGTCTACGGCATTCCTGAATTCCGTCTTCCAAAATCCATTGTCTCCCGCGAAGTGGGAGCGCTCTGGTCAAAGGGTGTCACCTTCCACCCCAACTACGTCGGCGGCAAAACCATTACCGTGGATGACCTTTTCGAAGAAGGCTATGACGCAGTATTTATCGGTGTCGGAGCCGGATTACCGTGGTTTCTGAACATTCCCGGTGAAAACCTTGTCGGCGTATATTCCTCAAATGAATACCTTACCCGCATCAACCTTGGCCGGGCCTACGATTTCCCCAACCACGACACCCCTGCACCTAAAGCCCGCAACGTGGCTGTTGTCGGCGGCGGTAACGTGGCCATGGATGCAGCCCGCACAGCTCTGCGTCTTGGTGCTGAAAATGTATACATCACCTATCGCCGCACTCAGGACGAAATGCCCGCCCGCCTCGAAGAGCTGCACCATGCCATCGAGGAAGGCGTTCAGCTTGAGCTGCTCACTTCCCCCATCGCCATCAACGGTGATGAGAACTCCCGCGTGAAGTCAGTGACTCTGCAAGTAATGGAACTCGGAGAGCCTGATGATTCGGGCCGTTGCCGTCCTGTTGCAGTGGAAGGCAAAACAAAGGAACTGGAAGTGGATATGGTCATCCTCGCTGTCGGAACCGGGGCCAACCCGGTACTGCTCGAAGCCACGCCGGGACTAGACCTCAGCAAACGCGGCTACATCGTAACCAATGCTGAAACAGGGGAAACTTCCATTCCCAATGTATACGCAGGTGGAGATATCGCAGGCGGGTCCGCAACAGTTATCTCAGCCATGGGCGCAGGTCGCCGCGCGGCTAAGACCATCGCGGAGAAACTGGGAGTTTAG